CCTCACGTTATGTTACTTTTCCTAATACAGGGACAGGATTTAACCTGATGACAAATGGACAATTACTTTGCTAAAAGCACGTCTTCTTATTttgctgtttgtgtgtaataGGGGTCTGGCTCCACAGAATAAGCCTGAACTCCAAAAGGTGatggagaagaggaagagagatcaAGTGCTGAAGGCTCAGCTGGCAGAGCAAGAAGCTCATAAGAAGCACAGTGACCTGGAGATTGAGCTCATGAAGAGACAGCAGAAACTTGAACAGGTACACAAAGGATGCTAAAACTTTATATGGATTGTACAGATCATTTGACTGATGCAGCAGAGGTTCCGGAACCATCAGTGTGTAAGAATTCACAGACCATGCTGATATGCTGGTGTAGGCAGGAAAATCCTTTCAGATTAGACCACTCAAATCTCAAtacagatacaaacatttggagaaataaacaaatacagatagATTAGCaatgcattacacacacacacacacatacacaaacacacacacacacacacaccaaaatagcaaaagataaaataaagcatttgcATAAGTGCAGACTATAATCCTTTCTGCCTCTTTGTCTCTAGTTGGAGCTGGAGCAACAGAAGATGGATGAGGAGCAGGAGAACACGCCAGAATTTGTCAAAATGAAAAGCAATCTAAGAAGAACCAAGCAGGAGGCGGAGGAGCAGGAGCGAACCACTTAGACACATCTGGATGGATTTGGAAGAGGTCCATGGCACATGATGGCATGGCAACTGGACTGCAGTTTATGGGGATTTCCAGGTTTTCCTGCTCCCTGTTTTCCTGTGAAAAAAGTGACCATGTTTGGTTCCTATTGCCTGCTTGCACACACGACCAGTATTCACTTGAACCTCTTTACGCTGAACCCTTGCAACAAACGTGGAGgttgaaagaaaaaacacacgaGATCCCAGACAAGCCGACGCAGCCTCGTCTTCACCAGCTGCCGGAGTTTGGTGAACTTGTATGGCAAGATGAACAGAACCTACACAGAGTCTTTCCATTTGTTTCTCTTTACTTTCTCTTacttactctttttttttcttttgaaaaactAAAACcactcaaa
The DNA window shown above is from Tachysurus fulvidraco isolate hzauxx_2018 chromosome 13, HZAU_PFXX_2.0, whole genome shotgun sequence and carries:
- the fam107b gene encoding protein FAM107B isoform X2 produces the protein MEEGEEELMRDLDQSELPVRLLPRVRTIMAEPDYMDGDCDELIQPKKLINPVKTSRNHQDLHRELLMNQKRGLAPQNKPELQKVMEKRKRDQVLKAQLAEQEAHKKHSDLEIELMKRQQKLEQLELEQQKMDEEQENTPEFVKMKSNLRRTKQEAEEQERTT
- the fam107b gene encoding protein FAM107B isoform X3 produces the protein MAEPDYMDGDCDELIQPKKLINPVKTSRNHQDLHRELLMNQKRGLAPQNKPELQKVMEKRKRDQVLKAQLAEQEAHKKHSDLEIELMKRQQKLEQLELEQQKMDEEQENTPEFVKMKSNLRRTKQEAEEQERTT
- the fam107b gene encoding protein FAM107B isoform X1, which translates into the protein MNTMFRYTEFPLLPDLDQSELPVRLLPRVRTIMAEPDYMDGDCDELIQPKKLINPVKTSRNHQDLHRELLMNQKRGLAPQNKPELQKVMEKRKRDQVLKAQLAEQEAHKKHSDLEIELMKRQQKLEQLELEQQKMDEEQENTPEFVKMKSNLRRTKQEAEEQERTT